One Campylobacter concisus DNA segment encodes these proteins:
- a CDS encoding TonB-dependent receptor domain-containing protein, with product MKISYVLAFALVPNLMLGAEETIDLAPVTVSAKIQKSVLDEPTKAQIVGKGAILENGDIAKSLLNLSGFTMERKGGGGSEVYYRSQTAARLPVLIDGSTLNGGCGMRMDTPITYISAQNYSSVRIVKGPQDVRYGALISGGIFFDREIARLSKPSFGGNVSVLGGSFRRFETAADVAAGNELGSLEISGGHYQSGDYKSGDGQKMHTHYKRNSVSLVGTLTPTDTTALQLSADLGNGEAAYADRMRDGVQFDRKSFGLKFEQDVGEHKIRLSSYYHQIDHIMDNFTMRPVRPIVPGNAMGRGYSISHPIRDMYGFKLEGELNFDNLTSYLGAGYSQDSFKWRGAGTGGAGVPKAVMDAALSKPHVKERKVTYKTIYTQNEYVLENDYGLFGGLRLDAGERKQLLTHKSRSENLFSGFFRYEKYLQNLTLYAGLGHAQRLPDHWETNKDPNLELRKEKNTQLDFGAVLKDKNYELNANFFVSKMDDYIMIKYNPMGMSSNVFNTDALLYGGEIEGDTLLADIFRLGAGVSYVYGKVTKNAGGLKDGDALPKVSPLTFKLSAGLEKPDWFVKADFYANASQNRAQKGYGDVGGMDLGKSDSFWTLGLSAGYKYKNYQFLLAAENLNDAKYAYHNSKGGYGGGIAGYETIPNGTRLYEPGRSFWAKFKVHF from the coding sequence ATGAAAATTTCTTACGTTTTAGCATTTGCTCTAGTACCAAATTTAATGCTTGGTGCTGAAGAAACGATAGACCTGGCTCCGGTTACCGTTTCCGCAAAGATACAAAAGTCCGTTCTTGACGAACCGACAAAGGCTCAAATAGTGGGCAAAGGCGCGATACTAGAAAACGGCGACATCGCTAAATCGCTTTTAAATTTGAGCGGCTTTACGATGGAGCGCAAGGGCGGAGGCGGCAGCGAGGTTTATTACCGCTCGCAGACGGCGGCCAGACTGCCGGTGCTGATCGACGGTAGCACGCTAAACGGCGGTTGCGGCATGCGCATGGATACGCCCATCACCTACATCTCGGCACAAAATTATAGCTCGGTTCGCATCGTAAAAGGCCCGCAAGACGTCAGATACGGCGCGCTCATTAGCGGTGGTATATTTTTCGATAGAGAGATAGCAAGGCTTTCAAAACCGAGCTTCGGAGGAAACGTAAGCGTGCTGGGTGGTAGTTTTAGAAGATTTGAAACTGCTGCAGACGTAGCGGCGGGCAACGAGCTGGGCAGCTTAGAAATTTCTGGCGGGCACTACCAGAGTGGCGATTATAAAAGCGGCGACGGACAGAAAATGCATACGCACTATAAACGCAACAGCGTCTCACTCGTGGGTACGCTAACACCCACGGATACTACCGCATTGCAGCTAAGCGCGGACCTGGGTAATGGAGAAGCGGCGTATGCCGATAGGATGAGAGACGGCGTGCAGTTTGACCGCAAGTCTTTCGGACTAAAATTTGAACAAGACGTCGGCGAGCACAAGATCAGGCTAAGCTCGTATTATCATCAAATCGATCACATAATGGATAACTTTACCATGCGTCCGGTGCGTCCGATAGTGCCTGGTAACGCAATGGGCAGAGGATATAGCATCAGTCACCCGATACGAGATATGTACGGCTTTAAGCTAGAAGGCGAGTTAAATTTCGATAATCTAACGAGCTACCTTGGTGCTGGATATTCGCAAGACTCCTTTAAATGGCGAGGCGCCGGAACGGGCGGAGCCGGTGTGCCTAAAGCCGTTATGGACGCCGCTCTATCAAAGCCGCACGTAAAAGAGCGCAAGGTAACGTATAAAACGATATACACTCAAAATGAATACGTCCTTGAAAACGACTACGGGCTTTTTGGCGGACTTAGGCTGGACGCGGGCGAGAGAAAGCAATTACTAACGCATAAAAGTAGGAGCGAAAATTTATTCTCAGGCTTTTTTAGATACGAAAAATATCTGCAAAATTTAACGCTTTATGCAGGGCTAGGGCATGCACAAAGACTGCCTGATCACTGGGAAACAAATAAGGACCCGAACTTAGAGCTACGTAAAGAAAAAAATACTCAGCTGGATTTTGGCGCAGTGCTAAAAGATAAAAACTACGAACTAAACGCAAATTTCTTCGTCTCAAAGATGGATGATTACATAATGATAAAGTATAACCCTATGGGTATGTCTTCAAACGTATTTAATACCGATGCCTTACTATACGGCGGCGAGATCGAGGGCGATACGCTACTGGCCGATATATTTAGACTGGGTGCCGGCGTATCCTACGTCTACGGCAAGGTGACTAAAAACGCGGGCGGCCTAAAAGACGGCGATGCGCTGCCTAAGGTTTCTCCTCTAACGTTTAAACTAAGCGCCGGCCTAGAAAAGCCAGACTGGTTCGTCAAAGCCGACTTCTACGCTAATGCATCGCAAAACCGCGCGCAAAAAGGCTACGGCGACGTGGGCGGTATGGATCTTGGCAAAAGCGATAGTTTTTGGACGCTGGGGCTAAGCGCGGGCTATAAATACAAAAATTATCAATTTTTGCTAGCGGCGGAAAACCTAAACGATGCCAAATACGCCTATCATAACTCAAAAGGCGGCTACGGCGGCGGTATCGCAGGCTACGAGACTATCCCAAACGGCACGAGGCTTTATGAGCCGGGCAGAAGCTTTTGGGCGAAATTTAAGGTGCATTTTTAG
- the recJ gene encoding single-stranded-DNA-specific exonuclease RecJ, producing the protein MLNKEDIRNLLAHRFCNDTHKKISEIPTPSALKDIYKGANRIKEAIEKNERIAIVGDYDVDGVVSSVILAEFFDDLGVKDYLVKIPNRFKDGYGLNPEIIDELLADVSLIITVDNGISANDAAIICKEKGIDLIITDHHMPPAVLPEAYAIINPKQEDCNFPNIEICGAEVAWYLVGALKDVFGLNYDMSKFLELLAIAIIADMMELRDMNRMLVRLGICKLNASKRSAFHAIKEFYGKEKFECDDISFLIAPLINSAGRMDDAMNSFNFLRAKSIEEAYNYLDMIIEFNNSRKEEERQLFECSLKDVKEDDEVIITWGEQWHEGVIGIVASRLAKHFAKPAIVFSIDKGRAKGSARSIGKLDILSLIASHENLLTSYGGHKGAAGLTLAPENLVKFKEAINKSCSCLNMQECKSSDELLGDIMPSEIDFELLEILEFYEPYGQKNPRPVFKIKNALVKNERLIGRDQNHLKLILQKDNKTLEALFFNFTRHARVGEMIDIIFCISKNSFRGLVTPQLLIKEIL; encoded by the coding sequence ATGCTAAATAAAGAGGATATAAGGAATTTACTAGCGCATAGATTTTGTAACGACACACATAAAAAAATTAGTGAAATTCCGACACCAAGTGCCTTAAAAGATATCTATAAAGGCGCTAATCGCATAAAAGAAGCGATCGAAAAAAACGAGCGCATAGCCATTGTGGGCGATTATGATGTTGATGGTGTTGTTTCGAGCGTAATTTTGGCCGAGTTTTTTGATGATCTTGGCGTGAAAGACTACCTAGTAAAAATTCCAAATAGATTTAAAGATGGATATGGGCTAAATCCTGAGATAATAGACGAACTCTTAGCCGATGTAAGCCTGATTATCACCGTTGATAACGGCATCTCTGCAAACGATGCGGCCATTATCTGTAAAGAAAAAGGCATCGATCTTATCATTACTGATCATCACATGCCTCCAGCTGTTCTACCAGAAGCTTATGCGATCATTAACCCAAAACAAGAAGACTGCAACTTCCCAAATATCGAAATTTGTGGCGCTGAGGTCGCTTGGTATTTGGTTGGAGCGTTAAAGGATGTTTTTGGACTAAATTACGATATGAGCAAGTTTTTAGAGCTTTTAGCTATCGCGATAATCGCTGATATGATGGAGCTAAGAGATATGAATAGAATGCTTGTTCGCCTTGGCATTTGTAAGCTAAATGCGTCTAAGCGTTCCGCATTTCACGCTATAAAAGAGTTTTATGGTAAGGAAAAATTTGAGTGCGATGATATTAGCTTTCTTATAGCCCCACTTATAAATTCAGCTGGGCGCATGGACGATGCGATGAATTCATTTAACTTTTTGCGTGCAAAGAGCATCGAAGAGGCTTACAACTATCTTGATATGATAATAGAGTTTAATAACTCTAGAAAAGAGGAGGAGCGCCAACTCTTTGAGTGCTCGCTAAAGGACGTAAAAGAAGACGATGAAGTCATCATCACTTGGGGCGAGCAGTGGCACGAGGGTGTGATAGGCATCGTAGCTAGCCGCCTAGCAAAGCACTTTGCAAAGCCAGCTATCGTCTTTAGTATAGATAAAGGCCGTGCAAAAGGTAGTGCTAGAAGCATTGGTAAGCTTGATATCTTATCTCTTATAGCAAGCCACGAAAATTTGCTAACAAGCTACGGCGGTCACAAAGGAGCGGCTGGACTTACGCTTGCACCTGAAAATTTGGTGAAATTTAAAGAAGCGATAAATAAAAGCTGCTCATGTCTAAATATGCAAGAGTGCAAAAGCTCGGACGAGTTACTTGGTGACATAATGCCAAGCGAGATAGACTTTGAACTGCTTGAAATTTTAGAATTTTATGAGCCATACGGACAGAAAAATCCTCGCCCAGTCTTTAAGATAAAAAATGCTCTTGTTAAAAACGAAAGACTTATAGGTAGAGATCAAAATCACCTAAAGCTCATCTTGCAAAAGGATAATAAAACACTTGAGGCTCTATTTTTTAACTTTACAAGACATGCTAGAGTTGGCGAGATGATAGATATTATCTTTTGTATATCAAAAAATTCATTCCGTGGACTTGTTACTCCACAGCTACTCATAAAAGAGATTTTATAA
- a CDS encoding NAD(P)H-dependent oxidoreductase: protein MKTLIILAHPDIQNSVINKRLLQEALKEPQRYSVHDLIQVYAGGNINAAREQELIRAHDTIVLQFPLHNFSCPPILKSWIDAVMTHGFAYGRGSDGIAGRKVALAVTAGIKKSDYSSQGRYHFSLREVLTPFELGFKYYFHADYRDFFAFYGAEETPGVDYVSSDSEIERSTREYAEFLRNLE, encoded by the coding sequence ATGAAAACTCTAATCATCTTAGCACATCCTGACATTCAAAACTCGGTCATAAACAAACGCCTGCTGCAAGAGGCTCTCAAAGAGCCGCAGCGCTATAGCGTTCATGATTTGATACAGGTTTACGCAGGCGGCAACATCAACGCCGCGCGCGAGCAAGAGCTCATCAGAGCCCACGACACCATTGTTTTGCAGTTTCCGCTTCACAACTTCTCCTGCCCTCCGATTTTAAAATCATGGATCGACGCGGTGATGACGCACGGCTTTGCCTACGGACGCGGTTCAGACGGCATAGCGGGGCGTAAGGTGGCGCTAGCCGTGACTGCGGGCATCAAAAAGAGCGACTACAGCTCGCAAGGACGCTATCATTTTAGCTTGCGCGAGGTTCTTACGCCGTTTGAGCTTGGGTTTAAATACTATTTTCACGCCGATTACCGCGATTTTTTCGCATTTTACGGCGCCGAGGAGACTCCGGGCGTGGACTACGTATCAAGCGACAGCGAAATAGAACGCAGCACCAGAGAATACGCGGAGTTTTTGAGAAATTTGGAATAA
- a CDS encoding CTP synthase: MAKETKYIFITGGVLSSLGKGIAAASIATLLKNSGLKVSVLKADPYINVDPGTMSPLEHGEVFVTDDGAETDLDLGHYERFLDESLSQDNNFTTGRVYSSVIEKERRGDYLGKTIQVIPHIVGEIVDRIKKAGEGKDVLIVEIGGTVGDIEGLPFLEAIRALRVEVGKKRALNIHLTLVPFIKVAGELKTKPTQHSVGELRRIGITPDIIICRSEMPLNRELKDKIAASCGVEKNCVIESLDSASIYQIPLSFLKQDILTPIAENLGFNELKPDMAKWDSLVKRIIAPTNETTIAFVGKYIDLKESYKSLTEGIIHAGANLDARVNLRWIDSEKIEESNVNELLKDVDGILVAGGFGERGVLGKMQAIKFARENKIPYLGICLGMQLALIEFARDVLGLEDANSMEFDKECKNPIIYLIDSFIDAHGKKQIRTHTSPLGGTMRLGAYNCEIKPKTLLAEIYGNAKSVKERHRHRYEANPKYKEIFEKNGLLVSGESDGLIEAIELKGHPWFVGVQCHPEFTSRLTKPNPVILGFIKASLENVKS, encoded by the coding sequence ATGGCAAAAGAGACGAAGTATATTTTTATCACAGGTGGCGTTTTAAGCTCACTTGGAAAAGGCATCGCAGCTGCGTCTATTGCGACTCTTTTAAAAAATTCTGGACTAAAAGTAAGTGTTTTAAAAGCTGACCCATATATCAACGTAGATCCTGGCACGATGAGCCCGTTAGAACACGGTGAAGTCTTTGTCACAGACGATGGTGCAGAGACAGATTTGGATTTGGGACATTATGAGAGATTTTTAGATGAGAGCCTAAGTCAAGATAATAACTTCACAACCGGTAGAGTTTATAGCTCAGTGATCGAAAAAGAGCGCCGTGGTGACTACCTTGGAAAGACTATACAGGTTATCCCTCACATCGTTGGCGAGATAGTTGATCGCATCAAAAAAGCAGGCGAGGGCAAAGATGTGCTCATCGTTGAGATTGGTGGAACAGTTGGCGACATCGAGGGCTTACCATTTTTAGAGGCGATAAGAGCGCTAAGGGTGGAAGTTGGCAAAAAAAGAGCGCTAAATATCCACCTAACGCTTGTGCCATTTATCAAAGTAGCTGGCGAGCTAAAGACAAAGCCAACCCAGCATAGTGTAGGTGAGCTAAGACGTATAGGTATAACACCAGACATCATCATCTGCAGATCTGAAATGCCACTAAACCGCGAGCTAAAAGATAAGATCGCAGCAAGCTGTGGTGTTGAAAAAAACTGCGTTATAGAGAGCTTAGACAGCGCAAGTATCTATCAAATTCCGCTTTCATTTTTAAAGCAAGATATATTAACGCCGATCGCTGAAAATTTAGGCTTTAATGAGCTAAAACCAGACATGGCAAAGTGGGATAGCCTAGTAAAAAGGATAATCGCTCCAACAAATGAAACTACAATAGCATTTGTAGGTAAATATATCGATCTAAAAGAGAGCTACAAGAGCCTAACTGAGGGCATTATCCACGCTGGAGCAAATTTGGATGCTAGGGTAAATTTACGCTGGATAGATAGCGAAAAGATAGAAGAGAGTAATGTAAATGAGCTTTTAAAAGACGTTGATGGTATCTTAGTCGCTGGCGGCTTTGGCGAAAGGGGCGTTTTAGGCAAGATGCAGGCTATAAAATTTGCTCGTGAAAATAAGATCCCATATCTTGGAATTTGCCTTGGTATGCAGCTAGCACTCATTGAGTTTGCAAGGGATGTTTTGGGCTTAGAAGATGCAAATTCTATGGAATTTGACAAAGAGTGTAAAAATCCTATCATCTATCTAATAGATAGCTTCATTGACGCTCACGGCAAAAAACAGATAAGAACGCACACAAGCCCACTTGGCGGCACGATGAGGCTTGGAGCATATAACTGTGAGATAAAACCAAAGACACTTCTAGCTGAAATTTATGGCAATGCAAAGAGTGTAAAAGAGCGTCACCGCCACCGCTACGAGGCAAATCCAAAATATAAAGAAATTTTTGAGAAAAATGGTCTTTTGGTAAGCGGTGAGAGCGATGGGCTAATAGAGGCTATCGAGCTAAAAGGTCATCCGTGGTTTGTGGGCGTGCAGTGTCATCCTGAATTTACTAGCCGTCTAACTAAGCCAAATCCTGTGATATTAGGCTTCATAAAGGCAAGTTTAGAAAACGTCAAATCTTAA